In Drosophila bipectinata strain 14024-0381.07 chromosome 2R, DbipHiC1v2, whole genome shotgun sequence, one genomic interval encodes:
- the stj gene encoding voltage-dependent calcium channel subunit alpha-2/delta-3 isoform X5: MAWPTRTRTVAHWWRLCMGLLSIVVWLVPCVNLQPAENINYNLVHSWADKLGMELFHLGDFITRRKEVQESFKEAKVVSRNGASIVDSMAKEIEMMMDLKVSAVRRIMDTAENTALSHQNDLADKMFSYYNAKEMLEPGDPFPPIPTPAPDMDKDIGEPLIYVQPKVVVLEKRPEFHNTPVNFSVSSVHVPVNVFDRAPDVIKAIQWSENLDQIFRDNYKNDPTLSWQFFGSSTGFMRQFPASKWNKDVPVDLYDCRLRSWYMEAATSPKDIVILMDGSGSMLGQRLDIAKHVVNTILDTLGTNDFVNIFTFAKEVSPVVTCFEDSLIQANLDNIRELKEGIESFKPKSIANYTAALTFAFELLEETKSSSRGAQCNQAIMVIGDGAPENNKAVFELHNWRDPPYKPVRVFTYLIGKEVANWDDIRWMACENQGYYVHLSDTAEVREMVLNYIPVMARPLVLGRHDHPVIWSQVYADIEDTKLSDYLWEIKQCEEQKADVLEYWQVQDRMLEPSEMHRREYRRMKETWNQPVDSNVYQFMTTVSMPIYDRRENANITEEVLINEALWELQTRETRIANILGVAGTDVPINDIKKLLSPFMLGVNGYAFIVTNNGYILFHPDFRPIFQGYILKPSYNSVDMIEVELLDDDRPARDFNPVLLTIRDSIINQSTGSKWMLVKNHFDEMKRVNRIKRQYYWTAIKKTPFTLVISYPEQYGVSRMDIRTEQEIHRVNIKGTNIRSFFDGKRWKIHPDWLFCKHSNRTFKTPEIELLYFLERMSEPGWRWPGSRSAMPPEHAAAMFCDRQLMQALVFDARVTGWFSNKTSWHSKDEKGTSASSPIAVLMGLLPRNEFKQRFGVTLAFLATHSGLTRWHEFHSNGLEDTRIGEAFSQNNTRAIDEIWYKRAVDQHFVREESFVYSVPFDAGESKSEILVTASHAIFHNEGGKAAPAAVVGFQFQHSALYKLFHNITGNACAMDDKDCYILDNNGYVVISTRVHETGRFFGEVNGAIMKRLLEENVYKRVIVYDYQAVCFKSKNDNNASSMLLSPFVHVLRLGKWLLHTALWYIVQLMQWAPGVSAHFADMHGDLNGTEPRPPPEHHERNGHGNGKKKNDDTWLRYLTLHRTRLKTCDMQRELYTLFNEKDNVVYNMTAHACERPFVVLPIPNSNLILLVIDQLCPRDASLILTVNPQTIDYHLPVNDSLACFKQASEFNRVRPQSCISRHANESAIKLCGKGCAVYANLGLLLLCHILSRWL; encoded by the exons ATGGCCTGgccgacgaggacgaggacagTAGCCCACTGGTGGCGCCTCTGCATGGGCCTTCTCTCCATCGTGGTCTGGCTGGTGCCGTGCGTCAACCTGCAGCCAGCCGAGAACATCAACTACAATCT CGTTCATTCTTGGGCCGACAAACTGGGCATGGAGCTGTTTCATCTGGGCGATTTCATCACGAGGCGCAAGGAGGTGCAAGAG AGCTTCAAGGAAGCCAAAGTTGTCTCCCGAAATGGCGCCTCCATAGTGGACTCCATGGCCAAGGAAATAGAAATGATGATGGATCTCAAAGTCAGCGCCGTGCGG CGCATTATGGATACCGCCGAGAATACGGCTCTGTCGCATCAAAACGATTTGGCGGACAAGATGTTCTCCTACTACAACGCCAAGGAGATGCTGGAGCCCGGCGATCCCTTTCCACCCATTCCCACCCCGGCGCCCGACATGGACAAGGACATTGGTGAACCCCTGATCTACGTCCAGCCAAAGGTGGTGGTCCTGGAGAAACGGCCGGAGTTCCACAACACGCCCGTTAACTTCAGCGTCAGCTCGGTCCACGTGCCGGTGAATGTGTTCGATCGAG CACCGGATGTGATAAAAGCAATTCAGTGGTCGGAGAATTTGGATCAGATATTCCGTGACAATTACAAGAACGATCCGACATTGTCGTGGCAATTCTTTGGCAGTTCGACTGGCTTTATGCGTCAATTCCCTGCATCGAAGTGGAACAAGGACGTACCGGTTGATCTGTACGATTGCCGACTACGATCTTGGTACATGGAGGCGGCGACGAGTCCGAAGGATATTGTTATCCTGATGGATGGATCCGGTTCAATGTTGGGACAGAGGCTAGATATCGCAAAGCATGTTGTTAATACGATACTCGATACATTAGGTACAAATGACTTTGTGAACATCTTCACCTTTGCTAAGGAAGTGAGCCCAGTGGTCACATGTTTCGAGGATTCACTGATTCAA GCGAATCTGGACAACATACGTGAACTGAAAGAAGGGATTGAATCGTTTAAACCCAAATCGATCGCCAATTACACCGCTGCATTGACATTCGCTTTCGAGTTGTTGGAAGAGACCAAGTCGTCTTCGCGCGGGGCGCAGTGCAATCAGGCGATCATGGTCATTGGCGACGGGGCGCCGGAGAATAATAAGGCGGTCTTCGAGCTGCACAACTGGCGGGATCCGCCATACAAGCCGGTGCGTGTGTTCACCTACCTGATCGGCAAGGAGGTGGCCAATTGGGATGATATACGGTGGATGGCGTGCGAGAATCAGGGCTACTATGTCCACCTCAGCGACACCGCCGAGGTGCGCGAGATGGTCTTAAACTACATACCGGTGATGGCCAGGCCATTGGTATTGGGTAGGCACGATCATCCGGTCATTTGGTCGCAGGTCTATGCGGATATCGAG GACACCAAGCTATCCGACTACCTGTGGGAGATCAAGCAGTGCGAGGAGCAGAAGGCCGATGTCCTGGAGTACTGGCAGGTGCAGGACAGGATGCTGGAGCCCAGCGAGATGCACCGCCGCGAGTACCGGCGCATGAAGGAG ACCTGGAACCAGCCCGTGGACTCGAATGTTTACCAGTTTATGACCACCGTCTCGATGCCCATTTACGATCGACGCGAGAATGCG AATATCACCGAAGaagttttaataaatgaagCACTCTGGGAATTGCAAACACGTGAG ACAAGAATTGCGAATATCCTGGGCGTGGCAGGCACCGATGTGCCCATCAATGATATTAAAAAGTTGCTATCGCCATTTATG CTTGGCGTGAATGGCTATGCGTTTATAGTAACCAACAATGGTTATATACTATTCCATCCAGACTTTCGTCCAATT TTCCAAGGTTACATATTAAAACCATCATACAATAGCGTTGACATGATTGAAGTCGAACTATTGGATGACGATAGACCCGCCAGAGACTTTAATCCAGTGCTGTTGAcg atAAGAGATTCCATAATCAATCAATCGACAGGCAGCAAGTGGATGTTGGTCAAAAATCATTTCGATGAAATG aaaCGGGTGAATCGCATTAAGCGGCAGTATTACTGGACAGCCATCAAAAAGACACCTTTTACTTTGGTCATCTCATACCCAGAGCAGTACGGAGTAAGCCGCATGGACATAAGAACCGAACAGGAGATCCATAGAGTTAACATCAAGGGCACAAATATACGCAGCTTCTTTGATGGCAAGCGCTGGAAAATACATCCCGATTG gcTATTCTGTAAGCACAGCAACCGGACATTTAAAACGCCAGAGATTGAACTCTTGTACTTTCTCGAGCGTATGTCCGAGCCTGGCTGGCGGTGGCCGGGAAGTCGAAGCGCTATGCCCCCGGAGCACGCAGCTGCCATGTTCT GTGATCGGCAGCTGATGCAAGCCTTGGTGTTCGATGCCCGAGTCACCGGGTGGTTCTCCAACAAAACCAGCTGGCACTCCAAGGACGAAAAGGG CACAAGCGCATCAAGCCCAATAGCTGTTCTAATGGGTTTGCTGCCAAG GAACGAATTCAAGCAGCGCTTCGGCGTCACTTTGGCCTTCTTGGCCACCCACAGTGGCCTCACCCGCTGGCACGAGTTCCATTCGAACGGCCTCGAGGATACTAGAATTGG GGAGGCGTTTAGTCAGAACAACACGCGAGCCATCGATGAGATTTGGTACAAACGAGCCGTGGACCAACATTTTGTACGAGAAGAGAGCTTTGTTTACTCGGTGCCTTTCGATGCGGGTG AAAGCAAATCAGAGATTCTAGTAACCGCCAGTCATGCCATTTTCCATAACGAGGGCGGCAAGGCAGCTCCAGCCGCGGTGGTTGGCTTCCAATTCCAGCACTCGGCTCTCTACAAGCTCTTCCACAACATCACCGGCAAT GCCTGTGCTATGGACGACAAAGACTGTTATATTTTGGACAACAATGGCTACGTGGTCATCTCCACCCGGGTCCATGAGACGGGACGATTCTTCGGCGAGGTCAATGGAGCCATCATGAAGCGGCTGCTGGAGGAGAATGTGTACAAGCGGGTGATTGTCTACGACTACCAGGCCGTGTGCTTCAAGTCGAAGAACGACAACAATGCATCCAGCATGTTGCTATCG CCTTTCGTCCATGTTCTGCGTCTGGGCAAATGGCTGCTGCATACGGCGCTGTGGTATATTGTGCAACTAATGCAATGGGCGCCCGGGGTGTCCGCCCATTTTGCCGATATGCACGGCGACTTGAACGGCACCGAGCCGAGACCGCCGCCAGAGCACCACGAGAGGAATGGCCATGGGAACGGGAAGAAGAAGAATGATGACACCTGGCTGCGGTATCTGACACTGCACCGCACCAGGCTAAAAACGTGCGACATGCAGCGCGAACTGTACACCCTCTTCAATGAGAAGGACAACGTTGTCTACAATATGACAGCGCACGCATGCGAGCGGCCATTTGTTGTCCTGCCCATACCGAACAGCAATCTCATCCTGCTGGTAATTGACCAGCTGTGTCCGCGGGACGCCTCCCTCATCCTCACGGTGAATCCCCAGACGATCGACTACCACCTGCCGGTCAACGATTCCTTGGCTTGCTTCAAGCAGGCCAGCGAGTTCAATCGCGTGcggccccagagctgtattaGCCGGCATGCGAAC GAGAGCGCCATCAAGCTGTGCGGCAAGGGATGCGCCGTGTACGCGAACCTGGGCCTGCTGCTACTCTGCCACATACTGAGTCGCTGGCTGTAA
- the stj gene encoding voltage-dependent calcium channel subunit alpha-2/delta-3 isoform X3 codes for MAWPTRTRTVAHWWRLCMGLLSIVVWLVPCVNLQPAENINYNLVHSWADKLGMELFHLGDFITRRKEVQESFKEAKVVSRNGASIVDSMAKEIEMMMDLKVSAVRRIMDTAENTALSHQNDLADKMFSYYNAKEMLEPGDPFPPIPTPAPDMDKDIGEPLIYVQPKVVVLEKRPEFHNTPVNFSVSSVHVPVNVFDRAPDVIKAIQWSENLDQIFRDNYKNDPTLSWQFFGSSTGFMRQFPASKWNKDVPVDLYDCRLRSWYMEAATSPKDIVILMDGSGSMLGQRLDIAKHVVNTILDTLGTNDFVNIFTFAKEVSPVVTCFEDSLIQANLDNIRELKEGIESFKPKSIANYTAALTFAFELLEETKSSSRGAQCNQAIMVIGDGAPENNKAVFELHNWRDPPYKPVRVFTYLIGKEVANWDDIRWMACENQGYYVHLSDTAEVREMVLNYIPVMARPLVLGRHDHPVIWSQVYADIEDTKLSDYLWEIKQCEEQKADVLEYWQVQDRMLEPSEMHRREYRRMKETWNQPVDSNVYQFMTTVSMPIYDRRENANITEEVLINEALWELQTRETRIANILGVAGTDVPINDIKKLLSPFMLGVNGYAFIVTNNGYILFHPDFRPIFQGYILKPSYNSVDMIEVELLDDDRPARDFNPVLLTIRDSIINQSTGSKWMLVKNHFDEMKRVNRIKRQYYWTAIKKTPFTLVISYPEQYGVSRMDIRTEQEIHRVNIKGTNIRSFFDGKRWKIHPDWLFCKHSNRTFKTPEIELLYFLERMSEPGWRWPGSRSAMPPEHAAAMFSNNSSTGRYPSINEKESYYCDRQLMQALVFDARVTGWFSNKTSWHSKDEKGNEFKQRFGVTLAFLATHSGLTRWHEFHSNGLEDTRIGEAFSQNNTRAIDEIWYKRAVDQHFVREESFVYSVPFDAGESKSEILVTASHAIFHNEGGKAAPAAVVGFQFQHSALYKLFHNITGNACAMDDKDCYILDNNGYVVISTRVHETGRFFGEVNGAIMKRLLEENVYKRVIVYDYQAVCFKSKNDNNASSMLLSPFVHVLRLGKWLLHTALWYIVQLMQWAPGVSAHFADMHGDLNGTEPRPPPEHHERNGHGNGKKKNDDTWLRYLTLHRTRLKTCDMQRELYTLFNEKDNVVYNMTAHACERPFVVLPIPNSNLILLVIDQLCPRDASLILTVNPQTIDYHLPVNDSLACFKQASEFNRVRPQSCISRHANESAIKLCGKGCAVYANLGLLLLCHILSRWL; via the exons ATGGCCTGgccgacgaggacgaggacagTAGCCCACTGGTGGCGCCTCTGCATGGGCCTTCTCTCCATCGTGGTCTGGCTGGTGCCGTGCGTCAACCTGCAGCCAGCCGAGAACATCAACTACAATCT CGTTCATTCTTGGGCCGACAAACTGGGCATGGAGCTGTTTCATCTGGGCGATTTCATCACGAGGCGCAAGGAGGTGCAAGAG AGCTTCAAGGAAGCCAAAGTTGTCTCCCGAAATGGCGCCTCCATAGTGGACTCCATGGCCAAGGAAATAGAAATGATGATGGATCTCAAAGTCAGCGCCGTGCGG CGCATTATGGATACCGCCGAGAATACGGCTCTGTCGCATCAAAACGATTTGGCGGACAAGATGTTCTCCTACTACAACGCCAAGGAGATGCTGGAGCCCGGCGATCCCTTTCCACCCATTCCCACCCCGGCGCCCGACATGGACAAGGACATTGGTGAACCCCTGATCTACGTCCAGCCAAAGGTGGTGGTCCTGGAGAAACGGCCGGAGTTCCACAACACGCCCGTTAACTTCAGCGTCAGCTCGGTCCACGTGCCGGTGAATGTGTTCGATCGAG CACCGGATGTGATAAAAGCAATTCAGTGGTCGGAGAATTTGGATCAGATATTCCGTGACAATTACAAGAACGATCCGACATTGTCGTGGCAATTCTTTGGCAGTTCGACTGGCTTTATGCGTCAATTCCCTGCATCGAAGTGGAACAAGGACGTACCGGTTGATCTGTACGATTGCCGACTACGATCTTGGTACATGGAGGCGGCGACGAGTCCGAAGGATATTGTTATCCTGATGGATGGATCCGGTTCAATGTTGGGACAGAGGCTAGATATCGCAAAGCATGTTGTTAATACGATACTCGATACATTAGGTACAAATGACTTTGTGAACATCTTCACCTTTGCTAAGGAAGTGAGCCCAGTGGTCACATGTTTCGAGGATTCACTGATTCAA GCGAATCTGGACAACATACGTGAACTGAAAGAAGGGATTGAATCGTTTAAACCCAAATCGATCGCCAATTACACCGCTGCATTGACATTCGCTTTCGAGTTGTTGGAAGAGACCAAGTCGTCTTCGCGCGGGGCGCAGTGCAATCAGGCGATCATGGTCATTGGCGACGGGGCGCCGGAGAATAATAAGGCGGTCTTCGAGCTGCACAACTGGCGGGATCCGCCATACAAGCCGGTGCGTGTGTTCACCTACCTGATCGGCAAGGAGGTGGCCAATTGGGATGATATACGGTGGATGGCGTGCGAGAATCAGGGCTACTATGTCCACCTCAGCGACACCGCCGAGGTGCGCGAGATGGTCTTAAACTACATACCGGTGATGGCCAGGCCATTGGTATTGGGTAGGCACGATCATCCGGTCATTTGGTCGCAGGTCTATGCGGATATCGAG GACACCAAGCTATCCGACTACCTGTGGGAGATCAAGCAGTGCGAGGAGCAGAAGGCCGATGTCCTGGAGTACTGGCAGGTGCAGGACAGGATGCTGGAGCCCAGCGAGATGCACCGCCGCGAGTACCGGCGCATGAAGGAG ACCTGGAACCAGCCCGTGGACTCGAATGTTTACCAGTTTATGACCACCGTCTCGATGCCCATTTACGATCGACGCGAGAATGCG AATATCACCGAAGaagttttaataaatgaagCACTCTGGGAATTGCAAACACGTGAG ACAAGAATTGCGAATATCCTGGGCGTGGCAGGCACCGATGTGCCCATCAATGATATTAAAAAGTTGCTATCGCCATTTATG CTTGGCGTGAATGGCTATGCGTTTATAGTAACCAACAATGGTTATATACTATTCCATCCAGACTTTCGTCCAATT TTCCAAGGTTACATATTAAAACCATCATACAATAGCGTTGACATGATTGAAGTCGAACTATTGGATGACGATAGACCCGCCAGAGACTTTAATCCAGTGCTGTTGAcg atAAGAGATTCCATAATCAATCAATCGACAGGCAGCAAGTGGATGTTGGTCAAAAATCATTTCGATGAAATG aaaCGGGTGAATCGCATTAAGCGGCAGTATTACTGGACAGCCATCAAAAAGACACCTTTTACTTTGGTCATCTCATACCCAGAGCAGTACGGAGTAAGCCGCATGGACATAAGAACCGAACAGGAGATCCATAGAGTTAACATCAAGGGCACAAATATACGCAGCTTCTTTGATGGCAAGCGCTGGAAAATACATCCCGATTG gcTATTCTGTAAGCACAGCAACCGGACATTTAAAACGCCAGAGATTGAACTCTTGTACTTTCTCGAGCGTATGTCCGAGCCTGGCTGGCGGTGGCCGGGAAGTCGAAGCGCTATGCCCCCGGAGCACGCAGCTGCCATGTTCT CTAACAACTCATCAACTGGCCGCTATCCATCAATCAATGAAAAAGAAAGCTACTATT GTGATCGGCAGCTGATGCAAGCCTTGGTGTTCGATGCCCGAGTCACCGGGTGGTTCTCCAACAAAACCAGCTGGCACTCCAAGGACGAAAAGGG GAACGAATTCAAGCAGCGCTTCGGCGTCACTTTGGCCTTCTTGGCCACCCACAGTGGCCTCACCCGCTGGCACGAGTTCCATTCGAACGGCCTCGAGGATACTAGAATTGG GGAGGCGTTTAGTCAGAACAACACGCGAGCCATCGATGAGATTTGGTACAAACGAGCCGTGGACCAACATTTTGTACGAGAAGAGAGCTTTGTTTACTCGGTGCCTTTCGATGCGGGTG AAAGCAAATCAGAGATTCTAGTAACCGCCAGTCATGCCATTTTCCATAACGAGGGCGGCAAGGCAGCTCCAGCCGCGGTGGTTGGCTTCCAATTCCAGCACTCGGCTCTCTACAAGCTCTTCCACAACATCACCGGCAAT GCCTGTGCTATGGACGACAAAGACTGTTATATTTTGGACAACAATGGCTACGTGGTCATCTCCACCCGGGTCCATGAGACGGGACGATTCTTCGGCGAGGTCAATGGAGCCATCATGAAGCGGCTGCTGGAGGAGAATGTGTACAAGCGGGTGATTGTCTACGACTACCAGGCCGTGTGCTTCAAGTCGAAGAACGACAACAATGCATCCAGCATGTTGCTATCG CCTTTCGTCCATGTTCTGCGTCTGGGCAAATGGCTGCTGCATACGGCGCTGTGGTATATTGTGCAACTAATGCAATGGGCGCCCGGGGTGTCCGCCCATTTTGCCGATATGCACGGCGACTTGAACGGCACCGAGCCGAGACCGCCGCCAGAGCACCACGAGAGGAATGGCCATGGGAACGGGAAGAAGAAGAATGATGACACCTGGCTGCGGTATCTGACACTGCACCGCACCAGGCTAAAAACGTGCGACATGCAGCGCGAACTGTACACCCTCTTCAATGAGAAGGACAACGTTGTCTACAATATGACAGCGCACGCATGCGAGCGGCCATTTGTTGTCCTGCCCATACCGAACAGCAATCTCATCCTGCTGGTAATTGACCAGCTGTGTCCGCGGGACGCCTCCCTCATCCTCACGGTGAATCCCCAGACGATCGACTACCACCTGCCGGTCAACGATTCCTTGGCTTGCTTCAAGCAGGCCAGCGAGTTCAATCGCGTGcggccccagagctgtattaGCCGGCATGCGAAC GAGAGCGCCATCAAGCTGTGCGGCAAGGGATGCGCCGTGTACGCGAACCTGGGCCTGCTGCTACTCTGCCACATACTGAGTCGCTGGCTGTAA